One Pseudodesulfovibrio cashew DNA window includes the following coding sequences:
- the fmt gene encoding methionyl-tRNA formyltransferase — protein sequence MEEINANGGESSAESWGAVKLKPLRTVFMGTPDFAAEALRILLEFDGADVVGVYSQPDRPCGRGRQCKPSAVKVVALEHDIPVFQPENFKEQAAIDELAALKPDVLVVAAYGLILPQAVLDVPAIHPLNIHASLLPKWRGAAPIQRAIESGDVVTGISIMKMEAGLDTGPVLVQRALRIGHNDHAGTIHDELAKLGGICICEAFARLQTGAYDLKPQDDSIATYAKKLEKKEGEIDWNRPAQAIHNQIRAMYPWPGAFFDWTNGDGKTIRLNVSPGEISEEAASKVEPGTVLGEMDGRLAITTADKIYLTPEVKPQGKKAMDATAFACGYMKECK from the coding sequence ATGGAAGAGATCAACGCCAACGGTGGTGAGAGTTCTGCGGAATCCTGGGGCGCGGTGAAACTGAAGCCCCTGCGGACCGTGTTCATGGGCACGCCGGATTTTGCGGCCGAGGCCTTGCGCATCCTGCTTGAGTTCGATGGCGCGGACGTGGTCGGCGTATACAGCCAGCCCGACCGTCCGTGCGGGCGCGGACGCCAGTGCAAGCCTTCGGCGGTGAAGGTGGTGGCCCTGGAGCACGATATTCCGGTCTTCCAGCCGGAGAATTTCAAGGAGCAGGCGGCCATCGACGAACTGGCCGCGCTCAAGCCGGACGTCCTGGTGGTGGCGGCCTACGGGCTGATTCTGCCCCAGGCCGTGCTCGACGTCCCTGCAATCCACCCGCTCAACATCCACGCCTCGCTGCTGCCCAAGTGGCGCGGGGCCGCGCCCATCCAGCGGGCCATCGAGAGCGGCGACGTGGTCACCGGCATTTCCATCATGAAGATGGAGGCGGGGCTGGACACCGGCCCGGTGCTGGTCCAGCGCGCGCTCAGGATCGGCCACAACGACCATGCGGGCACCATCCACGACGAGCTGGCCAAGCTGGGCGGCATCTGCATTTGCGAGGCCTTTGCCCGGCTCCAGACCGGAGCCTACGATCTCAAGCCCCAGGACGACTCCATCGCCACCTATGCGAAGAAGCTGGAGAAGAAGGAAGGCGAGATAGACTGGAACCGTCCGGCCCAGGCCATCCACAACCAGATTCGCGCCATGTACCCGTGGCCCGGCGCGTTCTTCGACTGGACCAACGGTGACGGCAAGACGATCCGGCTCAACGTTTCTCCCGGCGAGATCAGCGAGGAAGCGGCTTCCAAAGTGGAGCCGGGGACCGTGCTTGGCGAGATGGACGGCAGGCTGGCCATCACCACGGCGGACAAGATTTACCTGACCCCGGAAGTCAAGCCCCAGGGGAAGAAGGCCATGGACGCCACGGCCTTTGCCTGCGGCTACATGAAGGAATGCAAGTAG
- a CDS encoding glycosyltransferase family 9 protein: protein MREYKKIGVWQTAFLGDAVLTLPLLRALKDRFPEAEIHFYVRAGVESVFAAQPEIAEVHAFAKRGGQKSLNAAVRLGWEIGRQDFDLWISTHRSLRSALVAGATGISRRIGYDSPWFNRLAYTETVPRRFEELEEVERLFQLLAPLGIKPPAPKAPLALGPEAVAHADNFWREHCGDRPVLGVHPGSTWPTKCWPERYFSEIVTRASQAGAQVLVFGGPDEVETSRRVLDGADAPDAIDLGGRLSLPQLAAYLGRLDAYLTNDSGPMHLAWAQDTPLVALFGPTVRELGFFPRGENSTVVEVAGLDCRPCGLHGPKKCPKEHFLCMNELTPDMVWAALEPKLFS, encoded by the coding sequence ATGCGTGAGTACAAGAAGATCGGGGTATGGCAGACCGCCTTTCTGGGCGACGCCGTGCTCACTTTGCCGTTGTTGAGGGCGCTCAAGGACCGTTTCCCGGAAGCGGAGATCCATTTTTACGTGCGCGCGGGCGTGGAGTCGGTATTCGCGGCCCAGCCCGAGATCGCCGAGGTGCATGCGTTCGCCAAGCGCGGCGGGCAGAAGTCCCTGAATGCGGCGGTCAGATTGGGGTGGGAGATCGGCAGGCAGGACTTCGACCTCTGGATTTCGACGCACCGGAGCCTGCGCTCGGCGCTGGTGGCAGGAGCCACAGGCATTTCGCGGCGCATAGGCTATGACTCGCCATGGTTCAACCGGCTGGCCTACACCGAGACCGTGCCTCGCCGGTTTGAGGAGCTGGAGGAGGTGGAGCGGCTCTTTCAACTGCTCGCGCCCCTGGGAATCAAGCCGCCCGCGCCCAAGGCGCCGCTGGCGCTGGGCCCTGAGGCCGTGGCCCATGCTGACAATTTCTGGCGCGAACACTGCGGCGATCGCCCCGTTTTGGGTGTTCACCCCGGCTCCACCTGGCCCACCAAGTGCTGGCCCGAGCGGTATTTCAGCGAGATCGTGACCCGTGCGTCCCAGGCAGGGGCGCAGGTGCTGGTCTTTGGCGGCCCGGACGAGGTCGAGACCTCCAGGCGGGTTCTGGACGGCGCTGATGCCCCTGACGCCATCGATCTGGGGGGAAGGCTGTCCCTGCCGCAGCTGGCCGCCTATCTGGGTCGGCTGGACGCGTATCTGACCAACGATTCCGGCCCGATGCACCTGGCCTGGGCCCAGGACACGCCCCTGGTGGCCCTGTTCGGCCCCACGGTGCGGGAGCTCGGCTTCTTTCCGCGCGGTGAGAACTCCACGGTGGTCGAGGTGGCGGGCCTGGACTGTCGCCCCTGCGGGCTGCACGGGCCCAAGAAATGCCCCAAAGAGCACTTCCTGTGCATGAACGAGCTGACGCCCGACATGGTCTGGGCAGCGCTGGAACCCAAGCTTTTTTCCTGA
- a CDS encoding DUF4079 family protein, whose translation MLWIHPAMQVLATLIGIYAAYLGMKRFLSQHLSMRRQFLWNRHVALGAAAIVLWLAGLIGGFAVARIKWQVNFVTGDHYETALAMLPLLFFGGLSGLYMHRNKARRRVLPLLHGLCNVVLVGQALYQFKTGWQVIKDFVL comes from the coding sequence ATGCTCTGGATACATCCGGCCATGCAGGTGCTGGCCACGCTTATCGGAATCTATGCCGCGTACCTCGGCATGAAGCGGTTCCTGTCGCAACATCTGTCCATGCGCAGGCAGTTCCTGTGGAACCGCCATGTGGCGTTGGGCGCGGCGGCCATCGTCCTCTGGCTTGCGGGGTTGATCGGCGGCTTCGCCGTGGCCCGCATCAAGTGGCAGGTGAACTTCGTCACCGGTGACCATTACGAGACGGCCCTGGCCATGCTGCCGCTGCTATTCTTCGGCGGGCTGTCGGGCCTGTATATGCACCGGAACAAGGCTAGGCGCAGGGTGCTGCCGCTGCTCCACGGCCTGTGCAATGTCGTGCTCGTGGGCCAGGCCCTCTACCAGTTCAAGACCGGCTGGCAGGTGATCAAGGACTTCGTTCTCTAG
- a CDS encoding molybdopterin-dependent oxidoreductase: MPTITACTMDCGDCCSLVVDEAKRSVRGNPAHPFTKGFCCRKGTRYFDRLDADDRITTPLIKENGAFREASWDEALDLVAARLDAARVRPETILHVRGHGYRGILAAASPIFFKKLGASTTYGSVCDDTGITASIRDFGVLHHNDPEDILNASRIINWGRDLTRCSIHQLQLVHKARKRGAEVLTISPGGDGTPEFSDVNIIIRPGTDRFLAAAVLKLYLEAGDLNPWVLNRCANWPALRGLIDGCALADLTRMCEVPTADVEMLYDWYADTGNVATIIGWGLQRHLYGGENVRFINALAMISGNVGVSGGGTYFNVSSARNLGSWEHLMVDAPAEQRRFLVQDLGAELRRADPPVEFIWVDGHNVVNQVPDCLAVADAFRKPFVVCVDGFFHDTALTADVILPPALMFEREDVLGSFLHNYVQYCAKAANPPGQCRADFDILIDLGSRLAEPVTMPDPEACLEESLGQGGFSLEELRTNGFIKARHPYVAFEGMRFGHPDGLYRFPESLTPEPARDPDYPLQLLTVVRGKTLHSQIAEKDQRGIPRVWVSKRNPAWAPLNPAQDVYLVTPQGAMQVQVDVDETLHPRAVVMRRGGWMKMGHNANVIIKPMVTDMGDGTAYYSQHCRLENR, translated from the coding sequence ATGCCAACCATCACCGCCTGCACCATGGATTGCGGCGATTGCTGCTCCCTCGTGGTCGACGAGGCCAAGCGGAGCGTCCGGGGAAACCCGGCCCACCCCTTCACCAAGGGATTCTGCTGCCGCAAGGGTACCCGCTACTTTGATCGGCTGGACGCAGACGACCGGATCACCACGCCCCTGATCAAGGAGAACGGTGCGTTTCGCGAGGCCTCCTGGGACGAGGCGCTGGATCTTGTGGCGGCCCGGCTCGACGCGGCCCGCGTCCGCCCCGAGACCATCCTGCACGTGCGGGGCCACGGCTATCGGGGCATCCTCGCAGCCGCCAGCCCCATTTTCTTCAAGAAGCTCGGTGCCTCCACCACCTACGGCTCGGTGTGCGACGACACGGGCATCACCGCCTCCATCCGGGACTTCGGTGTGCTGCACCATAACGATCCCGAGGACATCCTCAACGCCTCCCGGATCATCAACTGGGGCCGGGACCTGACCCGCTGCTCCATCCATCAGCTCCAGCTCGTGCACAAGGCGCGCAAGCGCGGAGCCGAGGTGCTGACCATCTCGCCGGGAGGGGACGGCACCCCCGAATTTTCCGACGTGAACATCATCATCCGGCCCGGAACGGACCGGTTCCTGGCCGCCGCCGTGCTCAAGCTTTACCTTGAGGCCGGCGACCTCAACCCGTGGGTGCTCAACCGTTGCGCCAACTGGCCGGCCCTGCGCGGGCTCATCGACGGCTGCGCCCTGGCCGACCTGACTCGCATGTGCGAGGTGCCCACTGCCGACGTGGAGATGCTCTACGACTGGTACGCGGACACCGGCAACGTGGCCACGATCATCGGCTGGGGTCTCCAGCGCCATTTGTACGGCGGGGAGAACGTCCGCTTCATCAACGCCCTGGCCATGATCTCCGGCAATGTGGGCGTGTCCGGCGGCGGGACCTACTTCAACGTCTCCTCGGCCCGTAACCTGGGCTCGTGGGAGCACCTGATGGTCGACGCCCCCGCAGAGCAGCGCCGCTTCCTGGTCCAGGACCTTGGGGCCGAGCTGCGGCGGGCCGATCCGCCGGTGGAATTCATCTGGGTGGACGGCCACAACGTGGTTAACCAGGTGCCCGACTGCCTGGCCGTTGCCGACGCCTTCCGCAAACCCTTCGTGGTCTGCGTGGACGGCTTCTTTCACGACACGGCGCTGACTGCCGACGTGATCCTGCCTCCCGCCCTGATGTTCGAGCGCGAGGATGTGCTTGGCTCCTTTCTTCATAACTATGTTCAGTACTGCGCCAAGGCCGCGAACCCGCCAGGGCAGTGTCGTGCGGATTTCGATATCCTTATCGACCTGGGGTCCCGTCTGGCCGAGCCCGTCACGATGCCCGACCCGGAGGCATGCCTGGAAGAGAGCCTCGGACAGGGCGGTTTCTCCCTGGAGGAGCTGCGGACCAACGGCTTCATCAAGGCCCGCCATCCCTACGTGGCCTTCGAGGGCATGCGTTTCGGCCACCCGGACGGTCTCTACCGCTTTCCCGAGAGCCTGACGCCCGAGCCCGCCCGCGACCCGGACTATCCCCTCCAGCTCCTGACCGTGGTGCGCGGCAAGACCCTGCATTCCCAGATCGCGGAAAAGGATCAGCGCGGCATCCCCCGGGTGTGGGTGTCCAAGCGCAACCCTGCCTGGGCTCCGCTCAACCCGGCCCAGGATGTCTATCTGGTCACTCCCCAGGGGGCCATGCAGGTCCAGGTCGACGTGGACGAGACCCTGCACCCCAGGGCCGTGGTCATGCGTCGGGGCGGGTGGATGAAGATGGGCCACAACGCCAACGTCATCATCAAACCCATGGTCACGGACATGGGCGATGGCACGGCATATTACAGCCAGCACTGCCGCCTCGAAAACCGCTAG
- the aspS gene encoding aspartate--tRNA ligase — translation MSEHQEERDYSEFRVIEDLGGWRRTHHNNELTAANMDEEVCLMGWVQFRRDHGGLIFLDLRDREGLTQVVFNPEDNAEVHERAHAIRPEYVVAIKGKVRPRPEGMSNPNMVTGEVEIEVTDYKLLNTSETPPFPIEDRVEVGENLRLKYRFLDLRRPSLAKNFIIRNKAAQSVRRYLDGLGFLEIETPVLTKSTPEGARDFLVPSRVNQGEFYALPQSPQLFKQMLMVSGMDRYFQIVKCFRDEDLRADRQPEFTQIDIEMSFPDEKLIQDMAEGLVKNMFKETIGVELPEVFPHMTYADAMRDYGVDKPDLRFELKHIDITDVFAGSKFKVFASSELVKVMVVPGGAELSRKEIDEYTKYVEIYGSKGLAWIKVKEDGEWQSPIVKFFSDDEVATLRERSNCQPGDILFFQAGPADIANAALGNLRCELAKRFGLIKEGEFKPVWITDFPLLEYDADEKRYVARHHPFTSCLPDQLEVLAEQPGEAIARAYDLVLNGYEVGGGSIRIHTPEMQEKMFAALGIDNEEAQEKFGFLMDALKYGAPPHGGIAFGLDRLVMILTGTKSIRDVIAFPKTQKATCLMTEAPSTVPSKQLRELGIRLREKKQD, via the coding sequence ATGTCCGAACATCAAGAAGAGAGAGACTACAGCGAATTTCGCGTCATCGAGGACCTGGGCGGCTGGCGCAGGACCCACCACAACAACGAGCTGACCGCCGCCAACATGGACGAAGAGGTCTGCCTCATGGGTTGGGTTCAGTTCCGCCGCGACCACGGCGGCCTGATCTTCCTCGACCTGCGCGACCGCGAGGGGCTGACCCAGGTGGTCTTCAATCCCGAGGACAACGCCGAGGTGCACGAGCGCGCTCACGCCATCCGTCCGGAATACGTCGTCGCCATCAAGGGCAAGGTCCGGCCCCGCCCCGAGGGCATGTCCAACCCGAACATGGTCACCGGCGAGGTGGAGATCGAAGTCACCGACTACAAGCTGCTGAACACCTCCGAGACTCCGCCGTTCCCCATTGAGGACCGCGTTGAGGTGGGCGAGAACTTGCGTCTCAAGTACCGCTTCCTGGACCTGCGCCGTCCCTCCCTGGCCAAGAATTTCATCATTCGCAACAAGGCCGCCCAATCCGTGCGCCGCTATCTGGACGGGCTCGGCTTCCTGGAGATCGAGACCCCGGTGCTGACCAAGTCCACGCCCGAGGGCGCGCGCGACTTCCTGGTGCCCAGCCGCGTCAATCAGGGCGAGTTCTACGCCCTGCCGCAGTCCCCGCAGCTCTTCAAGCAGATGCTCATGGTCTCCGGCATGGACCGCTACTTCCAGATCGTCAAATGCTTCCGCGACGAGGACCTGCGCGCCGACCGTCAGCCCGAGTTCACCCAGATCGATATCGAGATGTCCTTCCCTGACGAGAAGCTCATCCAGGATATGGCCGAGGGGTTGGTCAAGAACATGTTCAAGGAGACCATCGGCGTGGAACTGCCCGAGGTTTTCCCGCACATGACCTATGCCGACGCCATGCGTGACTACGGCGTGGACAAGCCGGACCTTCGCTTCGAGCTCAAGCACATAGATATCACCGACGTGTTCGCGGGCTCCAAGTTCAAGGTCTTTGCCTCGTCCGAGCTGGTCAAGGTCATGGTCGTGCCCGGTGGCGCCGAGCTTTCCCGCAAGGAGATCGACGAGTACACCAAGTACGTCGAGATCTACGGCTCCAAGGGTTTGGCCTGGATCAAGGTCAAAGAGGACGGCGAGTGGCAGTCGCCCATCGTCAAGTTCTTCTCCGACGACGAGGTCGCCACCCTTCGGGAGCGCTCCAACTGCCAGCCCGGCGACATCCTTTTCTTCCAGGCCGGTCCGGCGGACATCGCCAACGCCGCCCTGGGCAACCTGCGCTGCGAGCTGGCCAAGCGGTTCGGCCTGATCAAGGAGGGCGAGTTCAAGCCCGTCTGGATCACCGACTTCCCGCTGCTTGAGTACGACGCCGACGAGAAGCGCTACGTGGCCCGGCACCATCCCTTCACCTCCTGCCTGCCCGATCAGCTCGAGGTGCTGGCCGAGCAGCCCGGCGAGGCCATTGCCCGTGCCTACGACCTGGTCCTTAACGGCTACGAGGTGGGTGGCGGCTCCATCCGCATCCACACCCCGGAGATGCAGGAGAAGATGTTCGCGGCCCTGGGCATCGACAACGAGGAGGCCCAGGAGAAGTTCGGCTTCCTCATGGACGCCCTCAAGTACGGTGCACCGCCCCACGGCGGCATCGCCTTCGGCCTGGACCGTCTGGTCATGATCCTGACCGGCACCAAGTCCATCCGCGACGTCATCGCCTTCCCCAAGACCCAGAAGGCCACCTGCCTGATGACTGAGGCCCCGTCCACGGTGCCGAGCAAGCAGCTCCGGGAGCTCGGCATCCGGCTGCGCGAAAAGAAGCAGGATTAG
- the hisS gene encoding histidine--tRNA ligase, whose translation MAKVQKIKGFADLFPEEAAKFTYMEAKAREVFSRYGFGELRTPILEKTELFQKSIGEDTDVVGKEMFSFPDRKNRSLTMRPEATAGVVRAFVESKTHQPGKISKFFTFGPMFRYERPQKGRQRQFHQLDVEIFGAPEAQADAELILMLRSFLNELGLTKLTIELNSLGCHECRPAYKQALIDYYKSKDKENFCEDCRRRMETNPLRVLDCKVPTCKELVQDAPVITDHLCPECETHFADVRAILDGAGAAYELNPRMVRGLDYYVRTCFEVASYDIGSQTAVAGGGRYDGLVKNLGGPDCPGTGFACGMERLALLMDEAELARPDFYLAVVDDEAANEAMLFAQQLREKGLSGEASYAGGSMKSRMRAANKSGARVCLILGGEELANNTVTVKYMDEERDQETLDRSLYLASL comes from the coding sequence ATGGCTAAAGTTCAAAAGATCAAGGGATTCGCGGACCTTTTCCCTGAAGAGGCCGCGAAATTCACCTATATGGAAGCCAAGGCGCGCGAGGTGTTTTCCCGCTATGGATTCGGGGAGTTGCGCACGCCCATCCTGGAGAAGACCGAGCTCTTCCAGAAGTCCATCGGCGAGGACACCGACGTGGTCGGCAAGGAGATGTTCTCCTTTCCGGACCGCAAGAACCGCTCCCTGACCATGCGCCCCGAAGCCACGGCGGGCGTGGTCCGGGCCTTTGTGGAGTCCAAGACTCATCAGCCGGGCAAAATTTCCAAATTCTTCACCTTCGGTCCCATGTTCCGCTACGAGCGCCCCCAGAAGGGCCGCCAGCGCCAGTTCCACCAACTGGACGTGGAAATCTTCGGCGCGCCCGAGGCCCAGGCCGATGCCGAGCTCATTCTCATGCTCCGCTCCTTCCTGAATGAACTCGGCCTGACCAAGCTGACCATCGAGCTGAACTCCCTGGGCTGCCATGAGTGCCGCCCGGCCTACAAGCAGGCGCTGATCGACTACTACAAGTCCAAGGACAAGGAAAATTTCTGCGAGGACTGCCGCCGGAGGATGGAGACCAATCCCCTGCGCGTGCTCGACTGCAAGGTGCCCACCTGCAAGGAGCTGGTTCAGGACGCTCCGGTCATCACCGATCACCTCTGCCCCGAGTGCGAGACGCACTTCGCGGACGTGAGGGCGATCCTGGACGGCGCGGGCGCGGCCTATGAGCTCAATCCCCGCATGGTGCGCGGCCTGGACTACTACGTGCGCACCTGTTTCGAGGTGGCGTCCTACGATATCGGTTCCCAGACGGCGGTGGCCGGAGGCGGCCGCTACGACGGCCTGGTCAAGAACCTGGGCGGCCCCGACTGCCCCGGCACCGGCTTCGCCTGCGGCATGGAGCGCCTTGCCCTGCTGATGGACGAGGCCGAGCTGGCGCGGCCCGATTTTTATCTGGCCGTGGTGGACGACGAAGCCGCCAACGAGGCCATGTTGTTCGCCCAGCAGCTCCGCGAAAAGGGGCTTAGCGGCGAGGCCAGCTACGCGGGCGGGTCCATGAAGTCCCGCATGCGCGCGGCCAACAAGTCCGGCGCCCGGGTCTGCCTGATCCTGGGCGGCGAGGAGCTGGCCAACAACACCGTGACCGTCAAGTACATGGACGAGGAGCGCGACCAGGAGACCCTGGACCGCTCCCTGTACCTGGCGAGTCTGTAA
- a CDS encoding DUF116 domain-containing protein: protein MSQEPLIRRSRKRLFIGLISGTCFVFCLMLAALWIVPYVGLKSIHPAAAWVLGALVVFFICFVSVAYWGLFLNIILRRPLPGSRRYRGLTVKLFLPVMVLLGRAMGIDKESIMLSFISVNNELVLAEAGRYKPEEVLLLMPHCLQNSKCDRRLTYDINNCVRCGKCPIAGLLDLHDKYGVNLAVATGGTVARRIVVQMRPRMIIAVACYRDLASGIQDTYPLPVFGVLNERPHGPCLDTTVAHYLLEEALHRFLKPEYLEGKTPGSGRIISTAQGTRL from the coding sequence ATGAGCCAGGAGCCCTTAATCCGCCGCTCCAGGAAGCGGCTTTTCATCGGCCTCATCAGCGGAACCTGCTTCGTGTTCTGCCTGATGCTGGCGGCCCTCTGGATCGTGCCCTACGTGGGGCTCAAGTCCATCCATCCCGCGGCAGCCTGGGTTCTCGGCGCGCTGGTGGTGTTCTTCATCTGCTTCGTGTCCGTGGCCTACTGGGGGCTGTTCCTGAACATCATCCTGCGCAGGCCGTTACCGGGCTCGCGCCGCTATCGGGGGCTGACGGTCAAGCTCTTCCTGCCGGTCATGGTCCTGCTCGGCCGGGCCATGGGGATCGACAAGGAGTCGATCATGCTCTCCTTCATCTCGGTGAACAATGAGCTGGTCCTTGCCGAGGCCGGGCGCTACAAGCCCGAGGAAGTGCTCCTGCTCATGCCTCACTGCCTCCAGAACTCCAAGTGCGACCGGCGGCTGACCTACGACATCAACAACTGCGTGCGTTGCGGCAAGTGCCCCATAGCCGGGCTGCTGGACCTGCACGACAAGTACGGCGTCAACCTGGCCGTGGCCACGGGCGGCACCGTGGCGCGACGTATCGTGGTCCAGATGCGGCCCCGTATGATCATTGCCGTTGCCTGCTACCGCGACCTCGCCTCGGGCATCCAGGACACCTACCCCCTGCCGGTCTTCGGCGTGCTCAACGAGCGGCCCCACGGCCCCTGCCTGGATACCACCGTGGCCCACTACCTCCTGGAGGAGGCCCTCCACCGTTTCCTGAAGCCCGAATACCTGGAAGGCAAGACGCCGGGGAGCGGACGGATCATCTCCACGGCCCAGGGCACCCGTCTCTAG
- the def gene encoding peptide deformylase, with the protein MKLKICTWPDEVLAAKAEPISEVTPELEELIENMVETMYESDGVGLAAPQVGESIRLICVDQTGPKERGELRVLINPEIVECDGEVESEEGCLSCPEFNLKVKRKERVKVTAMDREGKDVCIETDGLLAIILQHEIDHLEGVTLADQAGRLKKSMYRKKALKWQK; encoded by the coding sequence ATGAAATTGAAGATATGTACCTGGCCGGACGAAGTACTGGCCGCCAAGGCCGAGCCCATTTCCGAGGTGACGCCGGAGCTTGAAGAACTCATCGAAAACATGGTCGAGACCATGTACGAGAGCGACGGAGTCGGACTGGCCGCGCCCCAGGTGGGCGAGTCCATCCGGCTCATCTGCGTGGACCAGACCGGCCCCAAGGAGCGCGGCGAGCTGCGCGTGCTGATCAACCCGGAGATCGTGGAGTGCGACGGTGAGGTGGAGAGCGAGGAGGGGTGCCTGAGCTGCCCCGAGTTCAACCTCAAGGTCAAGCGCAAGGAGCGGGTCAAGGTCACGGCCATGGACAGGGAAGGCAAGGATGTGTGCATCGAGACCGACGGATTGCTGGCCATCATCCTGCAGCACGAGATCGATCACCTGGAGGGTGTTACCCTGGCGGACCAGGCCGGACGGCTCAAGAAGTCCATGTACCGCAAGAAGGCCCTCAAGTGGCAGAAATAG